The Puniceicoccales bacterium genome segment TTTATTTAGGACACCGTTCGAGATTGGTAAAAATCGATGTCCATTGCCGGCTATTAGGATTAGCCAGGCCAGTGTTTTTATTGCTTTGATATCTTTTGCCCTGTACACTTTTCTAGGACATTTATCTTTTAAGCTGCATGAAAGTGTATTTCATGTCGAAGTCGACGAGATGACGAAGCGCTTGGTTTGTGGAACCGTTACCTATATCTGTGTGTTGGCTTTAGTTATTTTTATAATAAAAAAAGAATCTCTTACAGAATTTCTGATCCAGGATTTTGACCATTTGACCAATAAAATCTTCTCGGCCATTGGCTGTGGTCTGGTTGGTTTTTTTGTGATGGCGCCTCTGGTTGTTATTAGTATGAAGTTGACGACGCTCTTGATAGAGTCTGTAACCCACCGGAGTATTGCCCAGGAGATTGGTTCGCAGTATCTTGTTCGTCACTATTCCGATATTAATTCGATTTTCAAAAAATGTCTATCCTGGATAAATCTAATCCTATTGGCTCCAATGGTCGAAGAAATTGTTTTTAGGTTTTTGTTATATAGATTTCTTAGATGGCGAATGGTTCCCTGGGCGGCAATGCTCATCAGCTCGATGGTATTTTCCTCCATGCATGATGGCCCACGAGCCCTGTTTCCTTTGTTTATAATGGGCCTATCATTGGTGTTTATTTATGATCGTTTTGGGAATATACTTGTGCCGATGGTAACCCATGCGCTCTTTAACGCGTTTAGCATAATTTTCCTAATCCCTAGTATAACCACAGATAATTTTAACGGTATTTAGCTATGGATGTTATTAATAGGTTTCTTTCTGGCTATGAATCCAATTCCATTGAGGAAACTATCGAAGCTGGCAGGATTTTTGGAAGTATTATTGCAGAGAATTCGGTGGTTTCTATGCGTGGCGATCTCGGCGCAGGCAAGACCACATTTGTGAAAGGTATAGCTGAGTTTTTCGATATCAGTGATAATATTACCAGCCCAACTTTTAACATATTTTCACTTTATTCTGGGCGGATCAATCTATTACATGTGGATGCCTATCGACTGAATGATCCAAAAGAAGCCGAAGATATTGCTTTGGAAGATTTTTTAATACCTCCATTCCTGATGTTGGTTGAATGGCCAGAGAACCTTGGTCTATTGAATGATTGTGATTATCTGCTGAATTTTTCCCTAGGTCCTGATTGTCACAGGACAATAACCTTAGAAATTGACGAAACGTCATTACAATGTAGCATAAACTAATGGATAGGGATTTTTTCAGAAAATATTTTTGGAATGAACAACTCGGAATTGGTGTGGACCTAGGCCGTATTCGAAATTATTCAAGTACCTACACGGATCTAGAACAGAAGATAACCAAGGCTTTTAATGCCATGGCTGCACTGGAAAGCGGTGGTATTGCCAACCCGAGTGAGAACCGGATGGTTGGCCATTATTGGCTTAGGAATCCTGGGCTGGCTCCGACCGTGGAGATAAAATCCGAAATAGAAAATAGCATTACCCAGATCGAAAGGTTTGCCCAGGCTGTGCATAAGGGTGATATTGTTGGCCAGGATGGTCGTTTTGAAAACATTTTATGTCTTGGAATCGGCGGTTCTGCGCTTGGCCCAAGATTGATTTCCTCGGCCCTTACGGAGCCAATAAAGGATAAAATGAAGCTGTATTTCATTGATAATACCGATCCGGATGGCATCGATTATGTGGCAAAGGTTTTAGATGGAAAACTGGGAAAAACCCTGGTGATTGTGATGTCAAAGTCTGGTGGTACTCAGGAGACGAAAAATGCGATGCTTGAAGTCGAGCATCTGTATTACAATCATAAGATTACGTTTTCAAGACAGGCCGTTGCCGTGACCTGCAAGGATAGTAAATTGGACAGGCAATCCAGGGCAGATGGCTGGCTAAGTCGCTTCCCCATGTGGGACTGGGTTGGTGGTCGGACCAGCGTTACGTCGGTGGTTGGTCTACTGCCGGCGGCGTTGCAAGGTCTCGATTTTAAGAAATTTTTGGCCGGTGCCCGGGATATGGATTCGCTTACCCGTCGGCCTGGTCCGGATAATCTGGCAATGGTTTTAGCCGTGGCCTGGTATTCGGCTTCCCAGGGCCAGGGTAAAAAAGACATGGTGGTGATTCCCTATAAGGACAGGCTATCATTGTTTACTTCCTATTTACAACAATTGATAATGGAGTCACTTGGTAAGCGTAACGATATTAATGGACTGGAGGTACATCAAGGGATTTCCGTCTATGGAAATAAAGGATCAACGGATCAGCATGCCTATGTGCAACAGTTGAGAGACGGTCTGGATAATTTTTTCGTTACATTCATCGAGGTACTGAAAAGCAGGGTTGGCGAGTCCATCGATATTGAACCCGGCGTTAAGACCGGTGATTATCTCGAAGGATTTTTACTTGGCACACGGCTTGCTCTGTCCGAATCTGGCCGCGAATCGATTACGCTGACAATCCGCGAAGTGAATGCCTATTATATGGGTATTTTGATTGCTTTATATGAGCGTGCCGTAGGGTTTTATGCGTCGCTGATCGATGTAAATGCCTATGACCAACCAGGTGTCGAAGCCGGAAAGAAAGCGGCAAATGAGGTGTTACATACTCAACAATTGCTGTTGGAATCCCTGTCATCAAAACCTACTCCCATGACATCCGAGGAGATTGCAAAGGCCATTGATGCTGATAATGAATTGGTGTTTAAATTACTAGAATACTTGGCTGCCAATGACCGTGTGGTCCGTGAATCCACCGGCGATATCCGTAGCATAAAATATATGGCAAAAGTTGGTAATTAGCCTTGACATTATCGCTGGTGATCTAATCTTAAAAGCGATTTGGAGGTTAAATAGGTGTCAGTTCGTATTATTTTGCGTAAAGGTGAAACGGTGGTGAATGCACTGAGGCGTTTGAAAAGATGGCTCGATGTTGAAAATGTTTTCGCAGATGTGCGTGGAAGACGTTATTATGTGAAGCCTTCGGAAAAAAATAGGAAGAAAAAGAAAGATGCCATATTCAACAACAAGGTGAGGATGCGTCGCGAGGACGGTTATGAAAGTCCCTATGGCAAGAATATCAAGAAGAAAAAAGTTGCCAGGTCTGGCAATACATTGCGGATGCGGCGTGAAAATACCTATGGCACTTGATGGCTGGTTCTTTAAGATCGAACTTTTAAATTTGTTGTAATAGGCGCTGTAATCTGTATAATCAGCATTGTTAGGATGCGGATATTGGTGACAGGTGGCGCTGGATTTTTAGGAAGATGTTGTGCAAAAAGATTATCGTCCGTTGGCAATCAAGTCGTTGTTGTTGATAACTTTAGCAATTGCAATCGCGGTTTTATCGACGCCAATGTAAGGGTTTACGAAGGAGATTGCGGTAATATAGCGTTTATACGGTCGATTTTGAAAAATGATGGCATCGATTGCGTTATACATTTGGCTGATTATAACGATGTTAGTGAATCTAACCAGTTGCCACTGAAGTACTATATGAACAACCTTGTGTGTACAATGTTTTTGCTTCAGGCCGTTGTGAATGAAAATGTAAAAAAATTTATCTTTGCTTCCTCGGCCCAGGTCTATGGAAACGCCAGTGATCACCTTATTACCGAAGATACTGCTGCGGAGCCAATCAGTGTATATGGTGAGACTAAGTTGTTTTGCGAGAAGATGTTACGCGCGATTGCCCAGCAAAATAATATCAATTACGCAATATTTCGGCATTTTGATGTGGCTGGATCCTATTGTACCCGTGACCTGGCTCCTGTTAAAAATGGCCAGGATTTTAAAATATTTGGGACGGACTACAATACAGTTGACGGCACCAAGGAACGGGATTATATCCATGTGGACGACGCCGTTGAGCCCTATGCATTGGTCCTGCCGCTTCTGTCAACTTATAGATTTGCAAGTATTTATAATCTGAGCACCGGTCGATCCACATCGATGAAAGATCTGGTAGACATTACGACCAGAGCCGTTGGATTTGAGGTGAAGGTGCTTGAAAATGCCAAAAATGTTCTCGAGCCGGCCCGGTTGGTTTCTGAACCAAGAAAGGCCCAGAAAGAACTCGGTTGGCACTTGAACCACAACAACATAGACGCTATTGTCCGATCAGTGTTTGAGGCTGGAAAATAAAATACATGGTACTGGTTGGTGCTAGGGTTAGTTCCACCGATTGCTTGTATTTATGTGAGCCGATGGCGACGGTTTCGCTGAAGCCAAGATTGCCCACGTTGGTTCCTCCAAAGATGGATGAGTCGGTGTTCAGTATCTCCAGCCATCGGCCATTTTTTGGTACGCCTATTCTGTAACCTGTTCGTGTAACAGGAGTTAGATTGCAGACAACCAGCATGAATTCGTCAACGGTGCCCTTTCTTAGGAAACTCAGCACGCTGTTGTTGTGATCGTCAACCACGAGCCACTCGAAGCCATGGCAGCTGAAATCGCCTTTGGCCAGAAATGGATAGTTTGTGTATATGGTATTTAGCGATTCTATCAATGCCTGAATTCCCGAATGGTCTTGGTATTGAAGCAAGTGCCAATCAAGGCTTTGGCGATAATTCCATTCGCTGGATTGGCCAAATTCGCAGCCCATGAATAGGCATTTTTTCCCTGGCCAGGCGAACATCAAACCATACAAAGATCGAAGATGATTGGCCTTTTCAGTCATGTTGTATCCGGGCATCTTGTGTATCATAGCTTTTTTGCCATGAACGACTTCGTCATGCGAAAACGCCAGTATGAAGTTTTCCGAGTATTGGTAGAGTATGCCAAATGTGAGCTCGTTATGGTGGTGCTTCCTAAAAATCGGATCTTTCGAAAAATAATTTATCGTGTCATGCATCCAGCCCATGTTCCACTTGAGATCAAAGCCCAGGCCATGAAATTCTGTTGGTCTGGTGACTCCACCAAAGGACGTGGATTCCTCAGCGATGCTGATTACTCCGGGGAAGTTGTTGTGAATCAAATTGTTAGTTTCCCGCAAAAATTCTATTGCGGCGATGTTTTCGTGGCCACCGTACCTGTTAGGGACCCATTCGCCAGGGTTACGTGAGTAGTCCAGGTATAGCATCGATGCCACGGCATCAACCCGTAGGCCATCTATGTGAAATTTATCCAGCCAGAATAACGCGCTGCCTGTCAAGAAGTTGCGAACTTCATGTCTTTCGTAATTGAAGATCAATGTGTCCCAATCCTGGTGGATTCCCTGCTTTGGGTCCGAGTGTTCATACAAACAGGTCCCGTCGAAATTTGCCAGCGCAAAGGAATCTTTTGGAAAATGGCCAGGCACCCAATCCATGATCACGCCAATGCCGTTTTGATGAAAATGGTCGACCAAAAACATAAAATCCTTCGGATTTCCATACCTACAGGTTGGGGCGAAAAAGCCAGTAACCTGGTAGCCCCAGGATCCAAGATAGGGATATTCTGTAATGGGCATGAGTTCTATGTGTGAGAAGCCCAATGACTTAACATAGGTGCATAGCTGTATGGCTATTTCACGATAGGTCAATGGCCTGTGGTTTTCCTCCAGAACCCGCTTCCAGGAATCCAGATGTACTTCATAGATCGAGATCTTATTTTTTTTGAAATCCGTTGCTGCTCGCAGGAAAAGCCATTCGCTATCATTCCATTTATAATCATAGAGTTGGGTAACTATCGAAGCATTGTTCGGTGGTGGTTCAAAAAAGTTTCCGTAGGGATCAGTCTTAAGCACTAGCGATCCATCCCGGCATAGTATTTCGTATTTGTACCTAAAATTTTCCAGGTTTGTTGGCAGAAAAATTTCCCATATGCCAGATAACCCGATTGGTCGCATAGGGTTATATCTTCCGTCCCAGTTATTGAAATCACCAACAATCGACACACGCCTGGCATTGGGAGCCCAGAGGGCGAAACTAGTACCAAGCACTCCCTGATGTGTAATCAGGTGAGCGCCAAGCTTTTCGTAAATTTTGTGGTGATTGCCTTCGTTAAATAGATGGGTATCGAGATCTGACAGAGTCGGTAGAAATGTATATGGGTCGAAGCATTCGTAGTACCTACCTTCTTTGGTGGTGATTTGCAGTTTATATCTGAATGGATTTTTAGTATTTTTTATAAATACCTCAAAAAATCCAGTTTCGTGAATTTTTTCCAGCTCCTGGGATTGACCGGAGTCAAGATTCAGCACTTGGCAACTTTGGGCGTTCTGTAAATAGGCACGAATTACCATGCCAGTGGACCCATCATTGCTGCTCACTTCATGGATGCCAAGCAGGTCGTGGGGTGCGGAATTTTTTGCAGCAACAAAAGACGCTAATTCATCCCTGCTTATGATCATGTGTAACAGTAAATAAAAAAATAGAGTATTGACCAGATAGTTTTTTTGATCTGGAAATAAAATTATCTCAAAATTCTTCATGCTTGCGTTTGCCATAGGATTTTTAGAAGAAATCCGTGCAGGTTGGTGAAAAGATTTTTGTGCCGGAACATGTTGCCATAGTTATGGATGGCAATGGTCGCTGGGCAAAAGCTCGTGGATTTGAACGTATCTATGGCCATTATAATGGAGTCAAAGCTGTCAAGTCTGTCATAAGGTCAGCTAGGAAATTTGGTGTAAAATTCCTAACCTTGTATGCATTTTCTACGGAAAATTGGTTGCGGTCAGAGGACGAGATACGCGGCCTTATGTCATTGTATGGCAGGGTAATGTTGAAATATTCCAGGTCATTGGTTAAACAGAATATACGGTTCGGAACCATAGGCGATTTGCCAGGGCTACCCCAGATACTTCGTGACAGGATAGATTGGCTGAAAAAATATACCGCCCATTGCAATGGCTTGCTATTAACGGTTGCGTTGAATTATGGAAGCCGTGACGAGCTGCTGAGGGCGATAAATAAAGCCAATCAGGCCGGTGTGAGAACTTTTTCAGACTGGAGTGAATTTGAGAAATATTTAGATACCAGCGGACTCCCGGACGTCGATTTATTGATCCGGACATCCGGCGAGCAGAGAATTAGCAATTTTTTATTATTGCAGTCTGCCTATGCCGAACTATATTTTCCAAAAAAATATTGGCCTGATTTTTCGGATGAGGATTTTTTTGAAGCAATTAGTGAGTTCCAGCACAGACAACGTAGATTTGGAAGGGTAATAGATGCTGAGTAGGTTTTTAAGCACCATAGGTTTGTGGTTTGTTGTTTTTGCAACTTTATATTTATTTGGAGTACAAGGTGGCTTTTTTCTGCTAATTTTGGCATCAATCCTGACCCAACTTGAACTATATGCACTATTAAAAAAGATGGAATATAATTCCCTCGGCTGGGTTGGATTAATAATCGGAGTAGTAATGCTTATTGTTCCTATCTTCCTATCCAGTCCCTATGATTGTTTCGAAGTAATGGTTTCATGCTTTGTTATTTCGATTGTACTGATATTGTCATATATAGTTGTGGTAGGAACACCGTCATCGATACTGGAAGTTTTTGTTCCAACGGTACTTGGAATAGTTTACGTGCCGCTGATGTTTTCGTTGCCTGTGGCGTTCATTCGTTATATAGAGTTTATCCATGGAAGCGGCAATCCGGCTTTATATATGATAGTTTGGATGGTTGCCGTGGCAAAATCCAGCGATATTGGCGGATTGGTCATTGGCTCTCTGATAGGCGGAAAAAAGATGTCTCCCTATTTTAGTCCTAACAAGACCGTCGGAGGACTGGTCGGTGCAATTCTGTTTGCTGTAACAATTGGTGCCACAGCTCAACTGGTTATGATGCGTAACCTTGGTGTGTTTTCGATGAAATGGGCGGTGATCATTTCCGCCGTGTTGTCCCTGGTTGCCGTGGTTGGTGATTTGATAGAATCTGCACTGAAAAGACTGGCCAATGTCAAGGATTCCGGGAAAATTATACCTGGTATAGGTGGAGTTTTCGATCTGACCGATAGTGTCGTTCTGTCATTGCCGGTTGGTATTATATTAGTTAAGTGGTTGGTATTGTGAGAGATAGCGGAAAGCTATTTGTAATTTCCACACCCATTGGCAATCTGTCCGATATTACTCTACGAGCCATCGATACATTGAAATCCTGTGACCTGGTTGCCTGTGAAGATACCCGCAACACAAAGATTCTGCTAGATCATTTTAATATATGCACGAAGCTTCTGAGTTACCATGAACACAATGAAATCACAAGAGCTGCCGAGATCGTTGCCAGGATCAAAACAGGTATGAGCATCGGCCTGGTCTGTGATGCCGGAACTCCAACCATTTCTGATCCGGGGTTCAGAGTGGTGCGTGAGTGCCGGAGAAATAGTATAGAAGTTATTCCAATTCCAGGAGTTAGCGCCTTCGTCGCCGCTTTATCCGTGGCCGGGTTGCCAACGAGTTCATTCCTATTTTCAGGGTTTCTTCCTACGAAAAGTGTCCAAAGGATCAAAGCCCTACATAAATACAAAGCCAGCGATATTACGATTATATTCTACGAATCTTGCCATAGAATTTCAAGGTCCCTGAATGATATGTTATGTGTCTATGGCCCCGGGAGAGTTATTTCTATCTCTAGGGAAATAACAAAATTACATGAATTTACATTTGTGGGCTGTATTTCTGAAGCGGTAGAACGATTTACTGGTGAACAGCGAGGTGAATTTGTTATTGTTGTTTCTTCGGAAGATTATAGCCTATAGCTCATTGTGCTAGGGTTAGATTTTTCTGATTTTTTAAAATACATTGAGGTTCATAGAGGACTATCGATCAACACCATAAATACCTATAAAATTTCTCTGGAGCAGTTTGTGAAGTTCCTGGGTAGAAATGGTGTTGTAAAGAAATGGAGCGATGTGCGCAATTCTCACCTAAGATCGTTCATCATCTATCTTATGGCTGAACATAGCCGTTCCTCGGTTCTCACACGTCTTTTCGCAGTGCGTGCCATGTTTAAATTTATGCAGACGAATGGTGTTATTCAGGACAACCCAACGGATAACCTGGTCCTGCCAAAAAAAGAAAAGTCTCTTCCGAAATTTTTGTCAAAGAGCGATGTGCTGATTTTGTTAGAAAAACCCCTTGCTATGCTGGCAAGTAAGAAAATTACCGAATTTTTGGCCTACCGGGACAGTCTAATTCTGGAACTGCTATATGGTGGAGGACTGCGTGTTAGCGAACTGGTTAACCTGAAGTACAATGACATAGATTTTGAACAAGGTGTGGCCCGGATCACCGGTAAGGGTAATAAGCAGAGGCTTTGTCCCCTGGGTCGCATGGCTATCAAAGCAATAGAACGCTTCCTGGCCAAGTTCCAAATAAATACCGTAGGTAACATTGTCCGCTCTACAACTAGCAATAAATTAACAATCAGGCAGGTACAGAACCGTCTAAAGTTTTACCTAGCCGCCTGTGGGCTTCCGGCAGATATATCGCCACACAAGATCAGACATAGCTATGCCACCCATCTGCTAAATAATGGGGCCGATTTGCGTATGGTGCAGGAACTGCTTGGTCATGAAAACCTTTCAACGACCCAGATCTATACCCATGTGGAGTTCGACAAGCTGAAGGATATCCATAAAAATGCCCATCCACGAAGCTAGGTCCTATTCATAGCGCTTCCAAAAGGTTGGAGCAAATATCAGTAGGGCTGCATATATTTCTACTCGGCCTATTATCATCACTGCACTGAGAAAAAATTTGCCCAGGTTGGAAATGGTCGCGTATCTGGCTGGCTGGCTTAGTTCTCCAAATTCGACGCCGGTATTAAAAAAATTTGACGTGATGATGGAAAATATGCCCTCCAGGCTGATTTGTCTCTCTAGGAATGAAAAGATGATCACCAAAATTGAAAGCAACGCAAAGCTTGTTACACAATAATTGAAAACGGAAACCTGGTCCTCGGGCTGTATTATCTTACCGTTGATGTAGGTTTGCCGTACGACTCTTGGGCGAAATATTTTTTCCATATGCTCTGTTATGCCCTTTAGCATTATCACCACCCTCGAAACCTTCAATCCGCCGGAAGTTGATCCAGCGCAACCGCCTATGAACATCGTTGTGATTAAAATTATCTGGGCTGCCGGCACCGATATGTGGTAGTCATGAGCCGAAAAACCGGTGGACGTCAACACCGAAGAGACTGTAAACAGGCTCTTCTGGATGGAATGGAAGCCATTGGCTGGGCCTCCATTGCCTAGCTGCACCAGAGTTAGCGCCACGCTGGCAAATCCTATGATCCCCAAATAGGCCTTCAATTCTGAGTTTTCGCGAATTTTTTCATACTTTCCGGTAAAAAGATGTGTCATTAATACGAAATTTATCCCACCAAGTGTCATGAAAATAGTCAAAATAATCTCTATATATACGGAATTAAAATACCCAATGCTTTCGCTGTGGGTACTAAAGCCACCGGTGGCCAGTGTGGTTAGGGAATGACATAGGCTGTCAAACCAGTCCATGCCAAATAATCTGAGCATTAGGATACATAATCCGGTCAATATCAAGTAGATACGTATTATGGTCAATACATTGTCGCGCAGATGTCCAAACTCAAATTCCTCCACCAGTGACACCGCATCGTTGGAGTATAAAAATTTAGTTCCTGGTCCAGAAAATGGCACCAATGCTATGAAAAATACAACTATTCCCAGTCCGCCAATCCATTGACTTACCGATCGCCATAGTAGTATGCATTTGGATAGAGCCTCCGGGTGAGAAAATATGGTCGATCCGGTGGAAGTTAGTCCGGCGGTGGATTCGAAAAACGAGTCGGCCAGGCTGCAATCATTTACAAATAGATAGGGTAGGGCACCGAAAAAGCAGGCTAGTAGCCAGGATAACCCTATGGTTGCCAAGGCTTCTCGGCGGAACATATGCTTCTTGTAGCCGATGGATGCAGCATAAAATGCGCCCGAGGCAAGGGATGTTATAAAGATCGACTTTGCCCAGCCGATGGCGTTCTTGCATCCAGAAAACCCATAGAAGCCAAGTAAAAAACATAGTAGAAATGTTATGGCTAAAATCAGCAAAACGCTGGACAATGTCCTGGCGATTATTTTGAGGTTCATCGAGGCCAATCAAATGCGAACCGTTGGATTGTTCAAGTAATAAATTTGATAGAAATTGCTTGAAAAATTATTCCATAGTGTAATCTATCCAGCCAGTTGGTGATGATTGCATCGCCGAGTGTTTTATATCATGTCAAAGGTAAGTTATTTAGATAAGAGTAGTGTGATTAGTGGCTATAAAACCCATGCGAGCGATACCGGTTCGAGTGAGGTCCAGGTTGCGTTGTTGACGGCTAGAATTAATCATCTGACAGAACATCTTAGAACCCATACCAAGGATTATCATACCCGTCGAGGTCTGATTGCAATGGCAAACCGTCGTAGAAAATTGCTTAATTACATAAAAAGGTCTAATTTTACCAAATATAACGAGATGCTTCAACGCCTTGGTCTACGTCATTAATTTACCGTTTACCGATCTCATCGAAATGAGGTAGGACCTGGGGCTGTTCTGTGGAGAAGCATGAGCAGGATGTTATCGTCGTTGGAGCTGGCCATGCCGGCTGTGAGGCCGCTCTTGCTGCAGCTCGATGTGGGGCAAAGGTTCTGCTGCTCACAGGCAATATGGATAACATTGCCCAGATGAGTTGTAATCCGGCCATAGGTGGCCAGGCAAAAGGTCAAATAGTGCGAGAAATTGATGCCCTTGGCGGTGCGATGGCTATCAATGCTGATTTGACGGCCTTACAGTTTAAACTTTTGAACAGATCGAAGGGTTCTGCGGTGCAATCACCCAGGGCCCAGTGCGATAAAAAGGCCTATCAGCTTAGGATGAAACACATCCTGGAGGCCGAAGAAAACCTTGGGCTGTTCCAGGCTATAGTTACTGAGCTAATCATAGACACAGATAAAAATGTTGTCATCGGAGTGCGTACAAACCTCGGAGTTGATTTCCATGGCAAGACGGTGATTCTTACCACCGGCACATTCCTGAATGGCCTCATGCATGTTGGCCGAAGCAAAATAGAGGGAGGACGGTTGGGAGATTTTTCTTCCAAGTCTCTGGCCGATAGTTTGGCAAGAAGTGGTATCTCCATTGGCCGCATGAAAACTGGTACGCCTCCACGGATACTTGGACGTTCGATAGATTTCTCCAAATGCGAGGAGCAGCCAACGGACCAGGACGCAGTCAGGTTCGGATTT includes the following:
- a CDS encoding CPBP family intramembrane metalloprotease, whose protein sequence is MAETLIGLGYVLLLMTVFSNLFRTPFEIGKNRCPLPAIRISQASVFIALISFALYTFLGHLSFKLHESVFHVEVDEMTKRLVCGTVTYICVLALVIFIIKKESLTEFLIQDFDHLTNKIFSAIGCGLVGFFVMAPLVVISMKLTTLLIESVTHRSIAQEIGSQYLVRHYSDINSIFKKCLSWINLILLAPMVEEIVFRFLLYRFLRWRMVPWAAMLISSMVFSSMHDGPRALFPLFIMGLSLVFIYDRFGNILVPMVTHALFNAFSIIFLIPSITTDNFNGI
- the uppS gene encoding di-trans,poly-cis-decaprenylcistransferase, with translation MQVGEKIFVPEHVAIVMDGNGRWAKARGFERIYGHYNGVKAVKSVIRSARKFGVKFLTLYAFSTENWLRSEDEIRGLMSLYGRVMLKYSRSLVKQNIRFGTIGDLPGLPQILRDRIDWLKKYTAHCNGLLLTVALNYGSRDELLRAINKANQAGVRTFSDWSEFEKYLDTSGLPDVDLLIRTSGEQRISNFLLLQSAYAELYFPKKYWPDFSDEDFFEAISEFQHRQRRFGRVIDAE
- a CDS encoding NAD-dependent epimerase/dehydratase family protein, coding for MRILVTGGAGFLGRCCAKRLSSVGNQVVVVDNFSNCNRGFIDANVRVYEGDCGNIAFIRSILKNDGIDCVIHLADYNDVSESNQLPLKYYMNNLVCTMFLLQAVVNENVKKFIFASSAQVYGNASDHLITEDTAAEPISVYGETKLFCEKMLRAIAQQNNINYAIFRHFDVAGSYCTRDLAPVKNGQDFKIFGTDYNTVDGTKERDYIHVDDAVEPYALVLPLLSTYRFASIYNLSTGRSTSMKDLVDITTRAVGFEVKVLENAKNVLEPARLVSEPRKAQKELGWHLNHNNIDAIVRSVFEAGK
- a CDS encoding phosphatidate cytidylyltransferase; the encoded protein is MLSRFLSTIGLWFVVFATLYLFGVQGGFFLLILASILTQLELYALLKKMEYNSLGWVGLIIGVVMLIVPIFLSSPYDCFEVMVSCFVISIVLILSYIVVVGTPSSILEVFVPTVLGIVYVPLMFSLPVAFIRYIEFIHGSGNPALYMIVWMVAVAKSSDIGGLVIGSLIGGKKMSPYFSPNKTVGGLVGAILFAVTIGATAQLVMMRNLGVFSMKWAVIISAVLSLVAVVGDLIESALKRLANVKDSGKIIPGIGGVFDLTDSVVLSLPVGIILVKWLVL
- the rsmI gene encoding 16S rRNA (cytidine(1402)-2'-O)-methyltransferase, yielding MRDSGKLFVISTPIGNLSDITLRAIDTLKSCDLVACEDTRNTKILLDHFNICTKLLSYHEHNEITRAAEIVARIKTGMSIGLVCDAGTPTISDPGFRVVRECRRNSIEVIPIPGVSAFVAALSVAGLPTSSFLFSGFLPTKSVQRIKALHKYKASDITIIFYESCHRISRSLNDMLCVYGPGRVISISREITKLHEFTFVGCISEAVERFTGEQRGEFVIVVSSEDYSL
- the tsaE gene encoding tRNA (adenosine(37)-N6)-threonylcarbamoyltransferase complex ATPase subunit type 1 TsaE; translation: MDVINRFLSGYESNSIEETIEAGRIFGSIIAENSVVSMRGDLGAGKTTFVKGIAEFFDISDNITSPTFNIFSLYSGRINLLHVDAYRLNDPKEAEDIALEDFLIPPFLMLVEWPENLGLLNDCDYLLNFSLGPDCHRTITLEIDETSLQCSIN
- the rpsU gene encoding 30S ribosomal protein S21; translated protein: MSVRIILRKGETVVNALRRLKRWLDVENVFADVRGRRYYVKPSEKNRKKKKDAIFNNKVRMRREDGYESPYGKNIKKKKVARSGNTLRMRRENTYGT
- the glgB gene encoding 1,4-alpha-glucan branching protein GlgB; the protein is MANASMKNFEIILFPDQKNYLVNTLFFYLLLHMIISRDELASFVAAKNSAPHDLLGIHEVSSNDGSTGMVIRAYLQNAQSCQVLNLDSGQSQELEKIHETGFFEVFIKNTKNPFRYKLQITTKEGRYYECFDPYTFLPTLSDLDTHLFNEGNHHKIYEKLGAHLITHQGVLGTSFALWAPNARRVSIVGDFNNWDGRYNPMRPIGLSGIWEIFLPTNLENFRYKYEILCRDGSLVLKTDPYGNFFEPPPNNASIVTQLYDYKWNDSEWLFLRAATDFKKNKISIYEVHLDSWKRVLEENHRPLTYREIAIQLCTYVKSLGFSHIELMPITEYPYLGSWGYQVTGFFAPTCRYGNPKDFMFLVDHFHQNGIGVIMDWVPGHFPKDSFALANFDGTCLYEHSDPKQGIHQDWDTLIFNYERHEVRNFLTGSALFWLDKFHIDGLRVDAVASMLYLDYSRNPGEWVPNRYGGHENIAAIEFLRETNNLIHNNFPGVISIAEESTSFGGVTRPTEFHGLGFDLKWNMGWMHDTINYFSKDPIFRKHHHNELTFGILYQYSENFILAFSHDEVVHGKKAMIHKMPGYNMTEKANHLRSLYGLMFAWPGKKCLFMGCEFGQSSEWNYRQSLDWHLLQYQDHSGIQALIESLNTIYTNYPFLAKGDFSCHGFEWLVVDDHNNSVLSFLRKGTVDEFMLVVCNLTPVTRTGYRIGVPKNGRWLEILNTDSSIFGGTNVGNLGFSETVAIGSHKYKQSVELTLAPTSTMYFIFQPQTLIGQ
- a CDS encoding glucose-6-phosphate isomerase, coding for MDRDFFRKYFWNEQLGIGVDLGRIRNYSSTYTDLEQKITKAFNAMAALESGGIANPSENRMVGHYWLRNPGLAPTVEIKSEIENSITQIERFAQAVHKGDIVGQDGRFENILCLGIGGSALGPRLISSALTEPIKDKMKLYFIDNTDPDGIDYVAKVLDGKLGKTLVIVMSKSGGTQETKNAMLEVEHLYYNHKITFSRQAVAVTCKDSKLDRQSRADGWLSRFPMWDWVGGRTSVTSVVGLLPAALQGLDFKKFLAGARDMDSLTRRPGPDNLAMVLAVAWYSASQGQGKKDMVVIPYKDRLSLFTSYLQQLIMESLGKRNDINGLEVHQGISVYGNKGSTDQHAYVQQLRDGLDNFFVTFIEVLKSRVGESIDIEPGVKTGDYLEGFLLGTRLALSESGRESITLTIREVNAYYMGILIALYERAVGFYASLIDVNAYDQPGVEAGKKAANEVLHTQQLLLESLSSKPTPMTSEEIAKAIDADNELVFKLLEYLAANDRVVRESTGDIRSIKYMAKVGN